The segment AAATCATTAAGTATGAGCACCAAAGTAAGTGCCTATAGTCTACATAGCACACTCTTAAATATAAAGTTGCTACAaaagttttttcacagcaatgccatagaagaaccatttttgcttCCCCACTTCaagtcaaaggttcttaaaataactgtttttttcttacatttttatagaCTGAAGCACACTGCTTTCCTTAGAAGGCAATCGGTTACATTCTATAGTATATATTAGACTTACGcttaaaccaagaaaatgtGGTACGAAAAAACTTAAGATATGTCTCAAAAAACgtttcaagtaaatgtatcttgtttTAAGGTTGTTTAGATATTTTAACTATAAAATGTAGGGGTTTTACTTGAGAAAGGGGCACAATTAACCTTTGGTTAGAGTTTAAAGAGTCTCATGTTGAGCTGTGCCACTGTGGAGAAAGCTGAGCTGACCTGTGGGTCTCATGCCTTTAGATCCAGTCAGACTGACTATTAAGGTTTTGTGTTCAAACCTGTGGTTATGAGAGGAGAGTTCAGCTGTCACAGCACATTGAAATAGGAAGTGAGGTAGGTTATGAATGTGTCTTGGCTTGGCTGGGTCCACTGAGAGTGGCAAACCAAAGCCTGTGAACTATGAAGGCCACGGATAAGATGTCCATGTGCTTTTGGACAGAATTTAAGACGGGCTTCTGTCAGCAGTATTTaggctgtcccagaggcttcaaGGGTTGAGCGCTCTTGAGAGAACAGCGTGTGCAGAATTGTCAATAAACCACTTGTCACTTTAAATCAGATTGAGAGACGGCTCATCAAGGGGGGAAGTTAGCTAAAACTGTTCTTTTCAACGGATGGGTCACGACCCACAAATGGGTTGCAGGTTTGTTCTGATGGGTTCACAGAAAACCGACTAACAACTAAATTTATCTTCGTGCAGTCTGAATAAGgttaaataaagcaaaataataaaataagcaaaattaaagtgatagtaatttttgtcattttaaatctgtatgtgactctttgttctttggaacacaaaagaagatatcttgagaaatgtctcagtggttttgtgtccatacagtggaagtcaatggggccactgttgtttggttaccaatgttcttcaaagtattttcttttgtgttctgcagaagaaaaaagtcatacaagttcggaatgacatgagggtgaatagattatgaaagaattttcattatggGGTGAACTTTCTCTTTACCTTTTTAGTAAGACCATTTTTCTCTGGTAAATTACTTTATCATAAGGGTTCATTTGCAACGAGAATAGACATGCATTGATACTGCGCACCTGATCAGATATGTGTAAATATTTGGTACGAGGAACATGAGGATGAAATTATCATTCCTTCCTGCTGTAAATTAAAGCAAACAGCTGTCTCAGTGAATGACTGGTTAAACAAACCACAGACGTAAGAACACGGAGCCCTGCCTATAAGCTGCTTTGGCATTCGTACCTTTTTGCCCAGTCTTGAACCTGAATGGATTCAATAATTCCACCCGTGACCCACCTTAGCCAGCTTTGTGGGAAGACCCTCGTGGCATAAGCATCTCCGCAGGCCCCAAAATGAAACCATGTACCTCTGACAAGGCTCCTTGTCTACACTGAACAACTGTTGAGATATTCTGTGATTTTCCATTGAGTATTGAAATGATGCCTATAATAATATTTCACTTGTAATGTTTAACATGAAGGGCTTTGCTTTTGCAGTTTTGGACAGGTGTTGAGGGTTATGTTGTAGTCCATGTGGTGTTTATGCATGACACTGTCACTCAATATTACACCTACTGGCGGTAATGCCGACTGCCGTAGGACTTTGAAAACCAACCAGGCGCATTGGCAAATCCAACATAAACAGGGAAATGAAGGGAATTTCGAAACCAAATCGAGGTATCCAAAAATGATTGAGAGTAAAGAACAGTTGAAGACCTCGATCAAATGCCTGATTTCTCAGATAATCCGTCTGTTTAGTTGTTATAAAACCCAACAGCCTTTGGTGCTCATGCACTTGGGTGACCCCGATGTGTTAAATATTGCTTTCAGATGTTTATACAATTGGCTTTTGAATGGAAAGTGACGTAAAAAAGAACTTTTAACCAAAAGGGACAAACAGTGAATTGattatttctctctttctttgcaGTTTGAACCTTGTGACCCCAGAGGCCAATGACAATGTTGGCACTGCTCTGTGTCCTGCTAACTCTGGGAAAACATGCCCTGGGTGGAGGCTACGCCCCCATGCCACAGATGAAATACGTGCAGCCCATGATGAAAGGGCCTGTCGGACCACCGTTCAGAGAAGGAAAAGGCCAGTATCTTGGTAAGTACTGTTTGAGAGCCTTTTAAAACTACAGGAGATCAGTCTGTCTGTCAGACGATTGAAATTTACATTGAAATAATTCACATACACATTGTCAGTATTATTCATAAGGATAAATATTTATGGAAGTCGACATGAGCAAATATTCCAATTCCAAGCAATTGAGATTCTTCAGGCAGGAAGGAGTCAGGGAGTCAAGCCAGAAGTTTGTCAGACTGAAAGCTTTCGAGATGCACAAGAGCGGATCGCCATTCAGTGTCTTCTCTCCCTTTTCTGGTATTTGAGAGGGCATTGCGAGTGtgtcaaagagggagaagagaagagagaggcaTGGTTCGCTGAATCACCTCCCTTTGGTGCAAAATATCACAGATCCATATACTCTAGATCTGAAGGGAATCAAAGAGGGAAAGGGGGCGTGGCAGTGACAGAAACAAGCAAGAGGGATCAAGAGAGCCTTGTGCTGAAGAGAAAGCCAGTGTAGGTGTCAGAACGAAGGCTCTCTTTTCTGATGTACTCTGGCTGGTTTCTGTTTCACATGTAAAGAGAGAAGTTCAAATTCTCCTCAAAGGATCATTATTATTGTACATAGATGCACTGATAGTAGCCTATCTATCCAGCAAATTCTGGAATGCCACAATATTGAAAATCTACTTTTAAATTAAGGTCATGTGTCTAGTAATGGTAAGGCCTGTGATCATAAATTAAGACTCAAAAACTTTTCTCTGTATTTTTCTCTGTTGATAGCTATTGACATCTTGGCATGTCTGTAGTCTGCTGATAAAGATTGTCTGTGATTGGCCTGTTTGCCTCTCTTAGCGTCTGGTAGATTTTTACATGAGTTTTAGTGAGTTAGCTTGTATACCATTGTGTGTATCTGTGCCAAGATACAAATGcatccacacacaaaaaaaaataagTACCTGGGTACAATAGGCTATGTATCGTAATGTAGGCTACTATTGTATTACAATCTGCAAACCACTGgtatactgttattttatgatTTTGGATTATTCTGCTTATAGCTGTTAAATTCTAAAAGTTTTAATTCTTTCAAGGACTACTGTAAAACCATAAAATAGTCATGAATGTAATTAAAGTTCATTTAACACCTCTGtgatacagtacatgtaaacGATCTCTTCAAAGTAGTCTGGCCGTGAGTTGTTTTTCTCTAAGAAAGTGCctactgccatctagtggacacTTGAAACATGCAATTACCTGTAGTTTGCTAATGTGAGTGAAAATTTTACCAAATTTATTTGAGATGTGGATGTCACGTAACACACAGACTTAAAATATTAGCAAATAACTTTTCTAgggcaattttttttaataaaatgtatttaggatgtttgtttattgtcatCTTTATGTGTTTTATGAGCTAAAACAATAATGACCATGACATATAATGATTATCATATTATTTAAATGGTACTTTGAGGTACTTCAAGGAATACGGTATTATTATTGTAGCCTATTTTGTAAGTCTAACTACAACATAGGTATGAgaggcaaatataaataaaattagtaCCAATTTATTTCCATTATAAGCCATACATTTTTGAAGTAAtgtgtggttttatttaaattgtatgtTTTGCATATTTACATGTGAAGTATTGATCACAACCATCACATTAATTTAGGCCTATGTGCAATAAATTGTTGTACCACTTGAGGGCGCTTAACACTTAGAGTAGCCATACGTTTCTACTGTAATACTCGTATGACtgttgaaaaacaaaatattcataATTAGTTTTCAGGCTTCAGAAAggttatgtaaacaaacatgtttccaTGGGAAccgttaaaaaaatgttttacatattttaaattattaaaaaatattaggcCTACTTGAATTGTTCACAATTCTCATAGCCTACTTTAAATTCCTACTGTTCCATATTTTGGATCACTGTACTATTATTagacaatataaaaaaacaaaaaaacagtaatgaTAAAGAATGAGTTGATGTGCCCAAACGTTTGACTGGTAGAATACTACCAGTTATAATAACTTTTTTCCTGAAAGGTagtatagatttttttgttgcatCATGAAAAACTTCTATAAGCTCACGTATAGAAAAGCCACATGGATTTCACATATATGGTattgaaacatttttatgtcaataatgtgtaaaatgtctTGTGATGGCAAGTTGTCaatgtgaaaatgtgaaattcatgttgtttttctgtAAGAGCACACACCAGCTtctgtttcaaacaaatgtgcAACTTCCCAGTCACAGACCAATGTCAAAAAATTGATTTAGGCACCTAAATGCTTAAACAAGttacaattttaaaatattcttcAACATATCTCAACATCTGTGCTACTCTGATCACCTGAAAAGACCCAAATTTAATGTCCTATCGAATGAACTTATCTCTTAAGATGACTGTTGTGAAATTTAGTGACTTTAAAGTATTTTTCTGACTAGCATAGTTGGTGATTCTAAGCACAAACATGACTGTCAAATGTCATGACTGCAGTTCCACTGCTAAAATTCCGCAGAGGTCAAATGCTGTTAAGAATCTTGTCTTTGtcctttgtttatgttttgtcaataaacacatttattctgCCCTGTAGGCTGTGGAGCAAAGCACAGTGCAGAATGTTGCACTTTAGGGTCACCTTATTTATAACTAAACAACAAATGTGATGGTCTAAAAGAAATATGTTTGTGAAGATATTAAGAACACCATTGTAACTGATTGACAGTATATTTTTTAGGCAAAGATTTCCTAAGCAGAAAACTTGTTTATAATGAGCTGATATTCAACTCTGACTGGTTTAATCAAACAACTCTctcttatttcttttttcagatTTTCCACCGATGATGGAGATAAAGGGGGAGCCAGGTCTTCAAGGGAAACCAGGACCAAGGGGACCTTCTGGGCCTCCCGGATTACCAGGGAAACCAGGGCTAGGAAAACCTGGTCTCAACGGTCAGCCAGGTCCTCAGGGGCCATCAGGATTCCCTGGAATTGGAAAGCCTGGCCTACCAGGACTACCAGGAAAAATAGGGCCTAAGGGACCTTCAGGACTCAATGGTGAGGTTGGTCCTCGTGGAGAGCCAGGTCCACGGGGAATACCAGGTCAGCCAGGCCAACCTGGGCCTGCAGGTCTGTCATTGAATGGCAAACCGGGGTTACCTGGGACAAAAGGCACACCTGGCCCAAGAGGTGAACCAGGGTCAAAAGGATTACGCGGTATTCCTGGAGAACAAGGACCAAGGGGGGAAAATGGCAATGGCAAGCCAGGTCTAACAGGTTCTAGGGGGCCCAATGGCCTTCAGGGACCTCCAGGAGCTCCAGGTGTCCCTGGGTTGGGTAAACCAGGATTGGATGGGCTACCTGGAACATCTGGGCCGAAAGGAGATAAAGGAGCTCCAGGGGAGCAAGGTGTTCCTGGAGGAGTTGGTCCTCTTGGGCTGCAGGGGCAGCCGGGGCCACCTGGCTTGGGGAAGCCTGGGCTTGATGGTGTACCAGGTAATCCAGGCCCAATAGGGCCAAAGGGTGAACCTGGTATCAGAGGAACACCTGGGTTTCCTGGACCTCCTGGCTATGGTAAACCAGGGCTTGCAGGACAAAAAGGTGACAGAGGTCCTGCTGGATTACAAGGTGCACCTGGTGGCAAAGGTGAACCTGGATTAGGAGGCCTAACGGGCGATCTGGGGCCACCTGGACCGCAAGGGCTTCCAGGTCCACAAGGCCAAATGGGTCTTCCTGGAAAACATGGTTTACCTGGTCTGAAGGGAGAGCTTGGCCCACAAGGGCCCCCAGGCTTACCAGGACTTAGAGGAGATCAGGGTCCCAGTGGGCTAGCAGGAAAACCCGGTGTTCCAGGAGAGAGGGGCCTTCCTGGTCTCACTGGACCCACAGGTAAGACTGGGCCTAAAGGTGACTCAGGAGGCACTGGTTTACCAGGTAATCCTGGTCTGATTGGAGGACCAGGGCCAAAAGGTGAGAATGGGTTTCCAGGACCCCCTGGGCCACGGGGGACATCAGGAATTCCTGGACTTCCAGGCCCCACTGGTCACATGGGACCACAAGGTGTTCCAGGGTTAAAAGGTGAACCAGGTCTACCGGGGCCCCAAGGAATTGGAAAGCCAGGAGATATGGGGATGTCTGGACCACAAGGACCTCCAGGAAAACCTGGCGTACCTGGACTAA is part of the Triplophysa rosa linkage group LG16, Trosa_1v2, whole genome shotgun sequence genome and harbors:
- the col8a2 gene encoding collagen alpha-2(VIII) chain; this encodes MTMLALLCVLLTLGKHALGGGYAPMPQMKYVQPMMKGPVGPPFREGKGQYLDFPPMMEIKGEPGLQGKPGPRGPSGPPGLPGKPGLGKPGLNGQPGPQGPSGFPGIGKPGLPGLPGKIGPKGPSGLNGEVGPRGEPGPRGIPGQPGQPGPAGLSLNGKPGLPGTKGTPGPRGEPGSKGLRGIPGEQGPRGENGNGKPGLTGSRGPNGLQGPPGAPGVPGLGKPGLDGLPGTSGPKGDKGAPGEQGVPGGVGPLGLQGQPGPPGLGKPGLDGVPGNPGPIGPKGEPGIRGTPGFPGPPGYGKPGLAGQKGDRGPAGLQGAPGGKGEPGLGGLTGDLGPPGPQGLPGPQGQMGLPGKHGLPGLKGELGPQGPPGLPGLRGDQGPSGLAGKPGVPGERGLPGLTGPTGKTGPKGDSGGTGLPGNPGLIGGPGPKGENGFPGPPGPRGTSGIPGLPGPTGHMGPQGVPGLKGEPGLPGPQGIGKPGDMGMSGPQGPPGKPGVPGLSGMQGPPGPPGPPGPPGSSNGPETAVQGPSIGGETISKPIGEKPQFGQAELSASVAPAFTAILTTPFPPSGMPIKFDRTLYNGQNAYNPATGIFTSPLPGVYYFAYHVHVKGTSLWVALYKNNVPATYTYDEYKKGYMDQASGSAVLELKENDQVWVQMPSDQANGLYSTEYIHSSFSGFLLCPT